Within Takifugu rubripes chromosome 20, fTakRub1.2, whole genome shotgun sequence, the genomic segment TGGAAACACGTTTTAAGTTTGAGTGGAGGCAGCAGCCCCGAGAGGAAGGTATGCTGTTTGATTTTAGTTCCTACCGATGTGACAACTCAAGTTCATCCTGTCGGCCTACCCTCACTTTGACCTCTTATCGCCTCAGTGTTTTGTTGGTGGGGTGAAGAGGGCTGCCCCAGGCGCTGTTCAGGGACCTGCCCCAGGCCCTCTGCCAAATAAAAACCTCTATGAGCATCACTATGCTGCTCTGGACCAGCTCGCCAAACCTCAGACAAAAACTGTCAGTGCAGAGGgctcagcaggaccaggcagtCCTATCCGGTATGGGTCTGGTGTCTTGGTACTTTGTTAAGCGGCATCATTTGATGATATTTTCCTCTGTATCTTAGAGGGGTACACGCTGCTGTGGCCCCTGGGCCACCCAATGGTCCCTCTGCGCTCCTGAACACTGAGCTCATTAAGAGAGAACTACAGAAACTGCAGGGAGTGCCCTACCAGCCTCATTTTAGTAGGTAAGTCAAGCAGCCGCTTTTAAGTTTCAAATGGATTTAACGGCTTTGTGTGTTCGTCCTTTAAGTTCCTCTGATGTCCCCTGTTTCATGTCCAGGCAGCGTGCTCAGGTAGCTCGTGGGCGGGCAcaccaggtggaggagtttttacagaggaagagagaagccATGCTCAACAAAGTTCGTGCAGAGGGACAGCTGGTATGTAACGTCAGCACTTTTTCTCAGTTAAACTTTAGACAAAATTCTAAACATCTTCTGAACAGCACTTACTATACTCAAACCAAATTCAAGAAAAGTGGACTTGATGTGCTATGTATCAAAAGTTATGTATCTCTTTGCCTGTCCACACATTCAAACGGCTCCGTGTATTGTGAAAGGCTTCGCTTGCATTGCCAAAATTAAGCATTAGCCACATTTTAACTCTTTGTCTAGCTTAGCAGTTTGTGCAGCTGAGTTAGATTTTAGAGCAGTTAGCATTTGTTGCAAATAAGCCAAATAAGGTTGGGAATGAACTTTAGAGGGATATTTTTTTAGACTTGGTGTGATTAAGATTTACTccccttttaaaaaaagggagcCCTTTCAGCACGATTGATAGAATATGTGCGTCCATTTTTGGCCACTTGGGGGCGACAAAATATTAAGAATCAGAAAGACGCTACGAGTTCAGAGTTTAAGTCTATTTGTGGGATAATTTTGTAATGATATATTTATCCCTCTGAAGTGTGTACTTTTGGCACCTTGAGTGAGAGTGCATTATTTCCCAGCTTCTCTTTGCTTTTTACTTAACAAATGGCTGAATTTCTTCGCAAGCTTGATGCTACTTTTAGCTGAAGACTGGTTGAAATTTGCAGCTATGTGCTATAGATAAGAAAATGAGTTGTTGAGAGGTGCTACAGGAATAAATGCCCATGTTCTTGGTGAAAACAACACAATAGCCTCTATGCTAAAATATTATTTAAGTCAGGAGCTGAATGACAATTTCCATTTATATCAAAGGTACTTTTCGATTAATTCATTTTTGCAGACTTGCTGTCATAACTATCTCTTGGGCCATAATTGTGACTGTTAGTGGGTATGTCATACTAAAATATGATAGATTTATTTTAATGGCCAGCTGGGAAATTGTTAAATTTTGGTTAAATTGAACGGTAAACAGGGTGCTCGGCAAAACCTGGCAGCAATCTTTGGATGCCGGGCTGGTGCGCTTCGATGCAGGAGGCCCAAGGccaacaaagaggaggaggtagGAGCCCAGGCCTGAATGCCTGGCCTCACACTCTACCTCACTCATAACACATGTGGCTTGGCTTGTCATCATTCATGTGTCTGCATAAAACCTCCCTTGGTGCACCCATAATTCAACCTGGCAGCTTAAACCCATGCCCACCCCTTGCACAACATGTGTTTTTTGAAATGTGAATTCTCTTTATTTCACATCAATAGTGCGTGATGTTCACAACATTGCTAGTGTTTCTTTTGGATGATTATCCGCAGTGTCCCATAGAAGACCACTGTGCTGTCACCTGTGCTCCTGAGTTCTGAatgcatgtgtttttttttattttttaatataatcAACATCTTATTAGCTGCTCAGTGCTGTTTTGACCCTGGCTGAAAGGCTATAGTTTGAAAGTACAGGTGAAGTACCTTGTGTGGGCTGCTGCCTATCAACACTCCCATTTTGATCCACACCTCTGTGCAGGTATGTTGAGCAAGTTTTTGTCTTTGTCCTCAGGAGTACTTATCAAGGCTGAGACAGATCCGCTTGCAGAACTTCAATGAGCGGCAGCAGATTAAAGCCCGACTCAGAGGAGAGAGGGTACAGTCCTCCGCTGTCACACTCTCGGAGCCACTACAACGCGACTATTTCAGTTCTCTGACACgttcctgctgtgtgtttcaGTATGACAGTGATGGTTCTGACAGCCAGGAGTCCACCGAGGAGGCAGCGCTCCGGAGAAAGAAGATTGAAGCTTTAAAAGTGAGTTTGGCAAAGAGAGACTGACGCGTTACCCTCTGCAATATGTCGCCAATGATTACAACAGTCATGACGCTGTTATTGAGATGCAGCTCTTATACCTTATTTTTCCCCTGGCAGGCTCAAGCAAATGCCCGTGCTGCTGTCCTTAAGGAGCAAttagagaagaagagaagagaagcccacgagaaagaaaagaaagcttGGGAGGATCATGTATGTTCCTTCGTGTAGGATATACGGATATTTGCGTTCCCTATGACACTTAGGTCTAAACCTGGAGTCTGTGTGTTGTGGCAGCTTGCAGCTCGAGGGATGAAGGTTtccacggcagcagcaggaaacgcGGCAGAAGCCCTGGCAGCGTCGTCCACCTCGCAAAGTCCTCCACCAGAATCCAACCCCCCTCAACAGGAACCTGCAGCCAAGGCTCCGGTCCTGCCTGTTCCCCAAATCCAAACCAGCTCAGCTGTATCCATGACAGCTGCCCTGAAGAACGTTGGCGCCGTCAGTGTATATTTACAGTCAAGTAAATATTAGCTCGAGTTATTTTTAATCACGATTTCTTATTGGAttttttgttttgcagatcACTCCGATGAAAGAAAGCTTGCCTGATTTAGAAAGAGCCACCATCATTCAGGTGAGCACACAGCAGGTCGGCGACCATCAAGATCCGGATACAATCCTGATCCTGGGACAGGCTGCCGGGGTTTCAACAGTAAAACTGGGTCCACGCTAGCAACGCTTTCATGTCTTAACAACCTCTTACTGCGGGGGCAGAGAGCAGGATTATCACAACCACACACCACTAGTACCACCACTTTAAAAAACAGAGCGTTGCTTGGCTAAAGATTTACACACGCAGCTGCGGATGGATGCAGCTGTCAAAAACACCTGTTTCAGTACAAAGATAAGTCATTCTTTCCTCTTACAGAGCGAGAAAAAAGAGATTTTACGCAGACTCAACCAGAACCTGAAAGAAAGTCCAGTAGCAGAGGCGGAGGCGCTGATGCCAACCCCTGGAGGGCCATGTGGAACTGGCCAGGAGCCACACACGGACGCTGGGGAACAGCCCTCTCCGAGCAGGGACCGCAAAAAGTGGGAAGCGGCAGAGCTGTTCGCACTCCCTGTGCCTCAGCAAACCTTAGAGGAAACCTGTTCCACTATAAACGGTAGGTGCACATTTTCCATTTAGAAGGTTGAGATTGAAGCTCCTGTGCGGGTACCGTTGTTAGAATAGAGAGGTCTCTTCTGGCCGAAGGACAGTCTAAAATATTTTGCTCACCCTCTGCTGGTAGGCTGCAGTAAAGCAACTAgctcctcatctcctcatcaTGTTGAACCTGTTTTGTAGTGTTTGATATTATCTTCACCAGCAAAATTGGAAATGTGTTCACAGGTGCATCTTGGGATATTtgtcaaaaaagtcaaaaaAAACCAATGTGTCTAAGTGCCGTTATTGCTCAAAGGAGCAAATTACGGAGGGGTGGCACGTGTATTCTCTGTTTTTTCGAgattctctttttaaaaagtgaatgtTGTTTCAATAACCCTGCGTAGGATAATTTAACATTTCTTTAGTTGTCCCTGGTCCAGCTGGGACCTCGTGCCTGTTTCAAAGTCCTTGCTGAGCATTTTCACCACCATCTTCTCTTCAgcctcctgtgtgtctccagaACAACCACCGTCTTCTGGCGGGGACAGGAAAAGGTGGGAGGCAGGAGTCGTGCTCGTCCCCTCTGTGGCACAGCAAACTCTGGAGGAGACCAGCCTCGCAACCGTCGGTCAGCCTGCCTCCCgccaaagaagcagatgtgccTACAACGGATCCACCGTGTCCTGACCTCTTCCTGCGGTACTTTTCAGAGCAAACAGCCGGTGCTGTCATCCAGATGTGCAGGCTACACGAAGAAGAAGCCCCGAGGAAGGTGTGGCCAGTGAAACCCGACTCTCAGGTGCTGAGGGTGCTGCAGGCGGCAGAGCTTCAGCCCCTCACTCAGGAGCTGGGGAACGTCTCTCTCTGTGATGACGACTCTTCGAGCCCCGGTTCGTCTTCGGCTCTCTTTGCTTGTGTTGCATCATTTTAGATCCGCATCTGTTCAAACACGTCAAAGGGAACTGTCATTTGACAGTAGCTGAAAGCTTTCATTCTCAAAAGTCTCCTTCAACATTGTGATGCAAttgctgtgtttttgtattttatagaTGGCTTTTTTGAAATGATGTACCTTTTTTAGCACCTTTTTTGAGAGAATTCACAGCATTCTTGGTTCTGATGCTATATTATATGCACCGACATTATGTTCTACCCAGAAAAACCTAACCTGAGGGCACCGACCGAGCTTGTGAAGACACCGGACAAAATGTCGCCATCCGGTCTGATTGCCGTTCCCAGTCCTGAGGTCCAAAAGGAGCACGCCACCAGGGCTTCACCTCAGGAAATAtctgtagcagcagcactgccGCCCGGCCTTACTGATCCTCAGGGTCAGTCCGATGCTGACTGCTTATGTCATATGACTAGTTCATTTAAAGGGCACAGGAAAACCGTAATCATCTGATCTGTGTCGTCTAGATTATGCAGACGTGGAGTCGCTGGTTTTGGAAGAGGAACCTCAACAGGTCTTACGTGCTCCAACTGAAGTGCAAGAGGCCTGGGAACAAGGAAGCCAGCAGCAAATGTGATTATTTTTGATGCGTAATTGTGAAAATGTGATATACAAAAGTCTCTAAAGAGTGCATTTTCCTTGTAGGCCTCCAGGGGGTAACCCAGGACCAGTGTgttgtgaagaggaggagaagagtgaAGAGAAACCAAACGAATCCTCAGGTACCCAATCATGACATGTCCAAAATGTCAAGAATTCATTGATACAAATGAAATATCTCCTTTTATACTTTGGGGGAGTTGGGAGTGAGCTCGATGGAGCTCAACAACTGTGAAATGCAAAGTGTGAGGATGTATTTAAATCTGTCCTAACCTCTCATTTCCATGTACAGAAGAGCCCCTGTTCATGAAGTTGTGCTCCCCTGCTCACCGACGCACGGCTGCCCTCGCCATCCTCTCGGCCCAGTCCTCCGTGGACGACTCGTCCTCCTCGCTGACCTCTCGCTCCCGTTCCGTCTCGCCTCTGCGCTCCAAACACCACAACGCCCTTTTAATTGGCCTCTCCACAGGCATGTTTGACACCAACAACCCAAAGGTGAGCATATAAAACAGACTTTTTCAGACTTATCTAAATAGAAACAAGGCCCCCATCGGACTGAGCTACATCCTCCCCGCATTTAATTGTTATTTAATTTGATCTGGATCAAACCGGTGGCTGGTATTGAATTTGAGATGAGGACATTAGTAAATAATGATAATCTCTACATCCTCTGTTTCGATCGGACCCTCAGATGCTCCGGACGTGCTCCCTGCCAGACCTTAGCCGGCTCTTCGATGCGCAGCAGAGCTCTGCAGTGACAGACGCCAATGCCGCCCAAGACAACAACCTGGAGGTTGAGGACCTGGATGAGGCAGCGAAAGATGAAGAACAGTCAGAGAACGAAGAGTAAGATGAACGTACCTTGCAACCACAAAGCAGAGTGGCTGATAGTTTTGTAGTCTCTGCTCTTTCCCCCCACCCGAGTGCACAGGGTCCGATAACCGTATTCCCTTTTTCCAAGCGTGTCTGAGTATGAAGACCTTCGGAACATCCAGGCCTCCATGGAACGTCTGCTGCACGAGGAGGGGGAGCTAATGGGGTGCACCCCAGAGGTCAACGCAGGAGACTTCAATGGGAACCCACCAGAAGGCCAAGAGCTTTTCAACAGTCTAACGACCGAGATCGATCAGGACAATAACAACATGGTCGTAGATGACGACGATGAAGccgatgaagatgaagaggaggaggatgacggcgataaagaggaggcggaggaagaggattGCTCTAATGGAAGTCCTGCTGAGGAGGATCATAGTAACAACAGCCAGCTGAATGAAGAGTGGCATTCAGGTATGAGGTGTCGCGCACATTTGTGGGAAAAAAGGTTGTATTTCAGGTCCATTCCTTTATATGGTTCATGGATTCTTTTTGCATCGTTATTAAAGTCGCCAGACGTCTGTCTTCCCTTGCACCACAGATGGCAGTGGAGAGGACCAGTGTGCCGAGGCACCGTATCACGACAGCATCTTCAGTCGCCTGGAAGAGCTCCGCTtcaacctggagcagcagatgggCTTGGAAAAATGTATCCAGGCCTACAATAAGATCAAGGTGGGAACAATCAGGAGCTCTCCGACTTGCTGACGCTGGTGCCGTTCGCTCTGACTTCACACCTAACATTTCAGGCTATacatgaggatgaagatgagaacATTGACCAGGGCTCCAGTTTGGTGTTGAGCATCTTAGGAACTGAGCATCAGCATCTGTACCCCAACATCCTTCATCTGGTGATGGCAGACGGCGCCTACCAGGAAGGTTGGTGCCCTTCTCAGTTCGGCGTTCCTGTTAAATGCCAGTCTGATTATTAACtcataaaataaaagcaccttTGACCTGCCCGCCTGCTTGGATGCATCCGTCCTGAAGGCAATATGGTCAATATGTTCTTTTGAATCAGTGCTATGGAAGGTTTTCTTGTCACATAGATGTTATCTCTCTATTTTCAACTAACATGTACAGGAATGCTTGGATGATCCTGTTTATATAATCTAAACTGACTGTTTCACTGGCGGTGTCAATCCACCAATAATATAGTCTAATCAGTGACCTGCTTCTCTGATGAAAGATCTGATTCTTCCTGTCATTTCCGACTTTTTTTAGGTAATGATGCGTAATATTTTTGCTGTGGGCCCTCTGACAGCTGTGGCTATCTTCTGCTTAGCTGATGTCTTCCCCCCCGCCCACACCATCACCATGGAGATGAGTCGGTATGCACGCAGGGTTGCATTTAACGTCGTTTCAGGGACACCTGCATGATTAATCAACACTATTTCAGCTGTATTTTATAAGTGTGACTATCAAGAACTGGTGTTTGCACCAGAATCCTTTCAGAAGTGCTTTATCAGTTCCACGTCTGTATGAGCCAGTTTGTGGATTCACTCCTCACATGTAGTTTACTGATTCCATAAACCCCGTTGTGCTCGTGTTTGTGTCTGGTTCTGTtaactccagcagcaacagttcGGCTAGCAAAGGTTTGGTCCTCTCAGGTACTTTTTCTGACTTTCACCCCAAAATGCTTTAAGGTTAAACCACCTCTCCTCCTAAATGTCCGGTGATTTACTACAGAAAAACAACTTAACCTCTTTTTTCAGCTTTGTATCATTATTCTCTAGCCTGCTGCTGAAACAGAGGAATGTTGAGAGGCTGTATGTTGCCAGGATATTGTAGCACGACTGATATTAAAGTGTAGTGGAAGCGACCTCCATCAGATGGATGCTCTGATGAATCAAGCAATGGTACCGATGTAATCGATAACTCAGAATAGAAGTAAATGTAAATCTTATAATGTAATAAAGATTTGTAACAACCTCACGACTGGTGCCGTTTTGTCTCTTGACTTCATGCTGGGTAACATCTTAATTAGATCTTTTGGGATGTAATTCATTAACAGGTGTCTCAAGAAAACTTACAGAGTCTAATCCTGGCTTTTCAgtacagcaaaaaaaaattggaatatttaaaaaaaaaacaagcgtTTTCTGTAACTGATAAATATAAAATGCTGAGGACATGAAGGGCAGAGAAGGTCTGTTACCAAATGTGCGTGTTTATTCTCATTGAACGTTGTGATCGATGGCTTGGTTCTGGACAGCCAGCCTCGATCCTGTCGCACTAAATCAGACATGCGCTTGGAACTCTGAAGGCTCTTGTTATATTATTCCAGAGGGGCTGCAACTACAAATAaatctcagtgtgtgtctggggCCGTTGTTTGTTGTTGAAAATAGTCCTCCATGCTCGCCAGCGACAATAGTCTGATGACCCGTAAAGAAAAAGTGGACTGCTTCTCTTTTTAACTTCAAACACTTAACTAGAAGGAGCACTTTCGGTGCTATAATTATGGCATATTCACAATCAGATGCAAGCAGACGTTACTGCTTAGAAGGTGCATTTATATCATTCTGAATATGCAAAAGTAAGAATTGTTCTGAATATTTCAAGGTTCTCCTAAACGCATCACATTCTAAGCCACTTGAAAGGTATTTTCTTACCCGTGTGATGAATAATGCAATTTTAGTGAGGGATTTAATTAGAATTTCACCATGCAAATGTACATGGATATATGTTCTGACCCGCTGAGTGTTCATTTTATTGATGCTGTTAGCTGAAGGCTGGAGAGCAACAGCACTTAAAGCATCACAACAGgagtttttttaattaaatatttatgaagCATGGCggccttttcccttttttgtttcATAACAGtattctgctgtgttttacCTTGGTAGGGAACAGAATTTCATGTTCCCTGCAGGAGTTTTACTTTGATAAGGACGAGGACTGAGTCTTGTTCATGTTGGCTTCTAGAAGAAACAAACTTAATTTGACAGATTTCTGGTGTTTCCCCCCGAACTGGAGCAATAGGTACCGGTAAATAAAAATAGACTTGACTGTGTGGGGAAAACATGATGGAACAGTCTCGTCAGGGTTGGTATGATATTTGGGATGAAACCTTTTTTATTCAtaagggagaaaaaagagaaaaatccccCTCCAGGGAAATATATTCAGTCAGCCATTATCAGACAGCTTTCGTTGACATTCCCAGTCTCATTAGGAAGCAGTTTGCCCTGAGCTGGGTTTGTATGTCCTCTCAAAGACATAAAAAATGAATATTACTGACTCCTCTGATAAGAAGATCTCATTAAGCGAGTTTGAGCTGCTTTCAGATATAAAAAGAATGCCGTTCCAACCATGGATTTAGGCTCTTTGCCATTTGTACCTTTAACCTTTACAGTCACGGCACAAACCACTGAGGACGGTATTCTGTCATCATGATCTCTCCATATAAATcacatttctctctttgtcctccctcccccttttcttgtCCCATTTATAAGTGGTGACACAGctgtcagcctcctcacatgagGTCGTGTGCGAGCGTGGACGTTGTTTTGTCCTCAGGTGCAGCCATTTTGGGCGATTGTTGCATTTCAAAGGCTACAAATCATCTCTGCTGTCTTTGTGCATAACATTAAGCCGCAAATTCTACGGTGTTTCGGAATGTgtgcaggttgtgtgtgtgttcctctgcgcgtgtgtttgcgtgtgtggtTCTACACGGAGGtcaagcagagagggagggcagGGGCCATTGTctcagcagaggtggaggggtggaaTTGCTTCGTCTTTGCTGTGAGGAAATATGACCTGAGGGCCTCCTGCCAACTCCCATAGGATCACATGTGACAGAGGAGAGCCACCTCCACATAAATCTCCTCCTTTATtgctctttttcctccccctcagctctCCACACTTGCTCAATATGCAGCGGCTTCCACGtgagataaaaataaatcacatatTTACTGTCTGGCTATGCTGTTACTTTCCTAACTAGAGTATTTGAACTCAGATATGAATTCAGTTGCAAATGGATTGTTTGTCCTCTCATTCTGAATCTTCCGTTTCTTGGAGTTTTGACTTATTTCAATGTGATGTTGCATTAAATAGTACGTTAAATGAACAAGACAGTTTGTTTTCTACCTCTCAACATCCAGATTGGTGACTGACTCAACACCCCTTTGGACAATAATAGATGGTCGTTTGAATGTATCATAAAGCTTGGATTGTGTAGTTTCTGTGTTGTAAAATATGTATCTGTATATTAGATAATTATTAAAGCCATTTATGTATCAgtggttaattaaaaaaagaatctaaaTTCAAAATGAATGTTACATGAGAAGCGTAACATGATAAACAATAAGtgcagtttttttaaaatcacggATGAAAATATTAATAACATTCAATATGTACTCTTACAAATAGCTGTTTATTAACATTGGCTTCATGACATCTTCTTTTCTCCAGCAGCGCTCAAAGTACATGTGGATGTTAGGAAGCAGAGACATTGTTCATAGACATGATGTCTTTTTGCAGATGACATTTGGCCCGCACCTTTCCCAGGAATAATGAGACTGACGCGAACTCAACACAAGTctcactcccccctccctgAAATGCGAAGTGGTCGGATTTCAGTTGTGATCTGTTCAACTGGGGTACGAGGAGGTCCCGGGTGCCAGCTCACCCCCTCACCGCGTCGCAAAATAATCGAACAATTAACAGTTATTTTTCTCTTGGCCCTGAACGAGGTGCTGCGTTTTACACTTCATTACACGTTACAGGACTGTTGCGTTCACGTCCGTCCGACGCTGGTCGCTCCCCTCTCGCGGCGCGCCAATATTACAATGTTCCGTAGTGGCGCTCTTCGGTCGTAAACGGCTTCTCTGTAGCCTGCTGGTGTTTAAtataagagaaagaaaaacttttATTGAGGTATATTTATTGCACAGGACGTCAGTGTCGGTGACGACAAACAGCTTGAGACTACGCTCCCATTTTGGTAAAGTAGTTTATTTAGTAATCTGGAATCTTTGGAGTGCAATGATTGATTATTTCATTCACTCTTATCACGAACAACATATATATTTAATTCCGGGGGGCTACACGTGTAATTTGGAGACTCGCCCACGCGTACGTGCTAATTATCCGTGAATGTATAGTTTCCCGACGGTCCATGAAGGCGACACAAGCCCTCCCCCTCTTGCTtctggcagcggcagcagcgcgAGGGCAGAACACAAGTAGCGAACTAGCATGGCGCTCGGAGTTGGTCGTGTCTGCCTCTACCTTCCAGCTTTTGCCCCGCTATCTGCCCCCGCTGCTCCTACACCGCACCCTGTACGCTTCTAGGGACCCACACGCATCGCACCAACCGCGTTATTTGGTAATTAGTCGGCAGGGTTGAATTGTTTATTCAGGTGGCGTGCTAACTAGTGTAAGGTTAGCAAAAATCGGGAGACGGGGTACAACAAGAGGAGTCTTGTTTCGGAAGAGGTGAGTTAAACTCCAGTCGGCTGGCAAAGGGATTTTGAGTCGATGTGTATTACTTTTGCCCGACACAGAACACGGTTTACTCCAGTACGAATGCCCTTAAAAactttttattactttattacTAACTCTAACAAGGTAATATTTGAGCGAGCGACGCAACTCGGCGAAGCTACAAGCTCGTTGGTTTAATATTAATAGGGGACAAAAAATACCCAAAACGAAATAAACACCCGACTGCTTTCTTCAACACCCTTATAAAAAGTCGAAAGTGCCAGCTTACttattttcctgctgctgtgttatGTAATAaagccttttcccctcctctgcaCTAATGTTGCGCACTTGCTCGGTTAAAATCTTCGCATGTTTTGTTGTCGGCATTTACAGATTTAAATACTTGTGTGAttcagatgtgtgtttttttttttaaaattacccATCAACTCATCAAAGTTAATCAGTTTCTTGATTAAGTGTTTGCACTCATTAATCACAGTCCTGCCGGTCACtcctctgtccgtccgtccgtccgtcccttcGTGCTGACGGCAACTTTTAACCATTTTCCAGCTTTAAAAATTGTAATTTTACTTTTCCTAACGTAGTTGTGTTGTTTCTTCGTAGTTTATCTCTGAATTGCAGCGTTAGATGTGTATAtgcggtgttttttttttgttgtttttttaaacctttgtcCATATCTTCTGTCTGTAACATACCAACCATGAACTATTTCTTCCTCGACGTGTTCATTAACGTGCACGTTTTGACCCATATAGCTGATGCAGATGCCATGGCCACAGCTGAGTTATGGGAGTGACGTGACGCCGGTGCCTCATCCACGCTGAAACCGTATCGGCAtcatgtttttctgctgaagCGGCAGCAGAACGCGGAGAGAATGGATGAATCTGTACTGTTGGACTTGCTCGAGTGCCCCGTGTGTCTCGAGCGGCTGGACGCCTCGGCAAAAGTGCTCCCCTGTCAGCACACCTTTTGTCGCCGCTGTCTCCAAGGCATCCTCGGCTCGCGCGGGGAGCTGCGCTGCCCGGAGTGCCGCACGCTGGTGGAGTGTGCCGTGGACGAACTCCCCAGCAACATCCTCCTCGTGCGCCTCTTGGATGGCATCAAGCAACGACCTCGAAAGGCTGGACCTGGAGCGGGAGTCTGCACGAACGGTACTTCTGGCGCTGTGGCCAGATCGCACAACAGTGGGACCAGAGACCAAGGCACCCCCGGAACACAGCCCCAGAGAACCCAGGCAAAGAGCACCCTCGTCCGGGTGAGTACACGCCATACGAGCGCCGATCTTGCAACAAACAGGAGCGATTTGAGCATTAAAAGCAGCTTGTTGCATTACTGACTCACTAATCTCTCTTTGAGATTAACTGTCATTGTTACAAATGGCTGCGATTGAGACCAGTTTGCTCTTAAGGCAACAAATTATTCCTCTGTCTGCTGAGTTTTTCCCACTCGTAAACATTCTCCGTGCTCTTGCTTACTTTCCGACGGAGCCATCTGCCAAAGTCTCCCTTGCACTTGAGATTCTGGCTGCAGTTCTTCTTGTGAATGTACGTGAGAAATTCAGGGTGGAACTACAGAGTGCTGGTTTAGGTGGCGAGAAGACGAGAAAAGTGTTCCATGTTGTGTGTTCGAGTTACTGGAGTTTTTCACTGGTTTTAGGAGCGGAGCAAGAAAAATATTGTCATTACCCTGTCCTCCTGTGAACTTATGAAACGTCTTACTGCCCACAAGGTTTGTAGGAGGAAAGGATGAACGCAAAGTCTGTCAAAATCTACTCCCCCCCAGAACATTTGTTGATGGTTTAATGGAAAATCACAGCTTCgtttggggcggggggggggggggggggggcaagtttAAACTGCAGTCAAGGATTCACACACTTTTTACTGTGTGGCTTTGACATTCACTGCATTTTTGAAACACTGGCAGAACAAATGCAAGAAGCCCCTGTTCCAGC encodes:
- the nek1 gene encoding serine/threonine-protein kinase Nek1 isoform X1, translated to MEKYEKVKKIGEGSFGKAILVKSKEDESQYVIKEISISRMSSQERQESRKEVAVLANMRHPNIVQYKESFEEGGCLYIVMDYCEGGDLFKKINSQKGVLFSEDQILNWFVQICLALKHVHDRKILHRDIKSQNIFLTKNGTVQLGDFGIARVLNSTVELARTWIGTPYYLSPEICENKPYNNKSDIWALGCVLYEMCTLKHAFEAGNMKNLVLKIIRGSYPPVSVHYSQDLRSLLAQLFKRSPRERPSVNSILDKPFLAGRIERFLSPEIIAQEFHHHVLHKQPKAGAVPGPAAKRSAPGCTPVTPAQKITKPACKPRVPLIEKLRKASDAAKKAAERKPAAKHKPAPHPAAPQRRVSQVEEERKKHEEGCRKKKMELIEKERKKREQMFLLKAEQMKRYEKEKLNRINQAREQGWKHVLSLSGGSSPERKCFVGGVKRAAPGAVQGPAPGPLPNKNLYEHHYAALDQLAKPQTKTVSAEGSAGPGSPIRGVHAAVAPGPPNGPSALLNTELIKRELQKLQGVPYQPHFSRQRAQVARGRAHQVEEFLQRKREAMLNKVRAEGQLGARQNLAAIFGCRAGALRCRRPKANKEEEEYLSRLRQIRLQNFNERQQIKARLRGERYDSDGSDSQESTEEAALRRKKIEALKAQANARAAVLKEQLEKKRREAHEKEKKAWEDHLAARGMKVSTAAAGNAAEALAASSTSQSPPPESNPPQQEPAAKAPVLPVPQIQTSSAVSMTAALKNVGAITPMKESLPDLERATIIQSEKKEILRRLNQNLKESPVAEAEALMPTPGGPCGTGQEPHTDAGEQPSPSRDRKKWEAAELFALPVPQQTLEETCSTINASCVSPEQPPSSGGDRKRWEAGVVLVPSVAQQTLEETSLATVEQTAGAVIQMCRLHEEEAPRKVWPVKPDSQVLRVLQAAELQPLTQELGNVSLCDDDSSSPEKPNLRAPTELVKTPDKMSPSGLIAVPSPEVQKEHATRASPQEISVAAALPPGLTDPQDYADVESLVLEEEPQQVLRAPTEVQEAWEQGSQQQMPPGGNPGPVCCEEEEKSEEKPNESSEEPLFMKLCSPAHRRTAALAILSAQSSVDDSSSSLTSRSRSVSPLRSKHHNALLIGLSTGMFDTNNPKMLRTCSLPDLSRLFDAQQSSAVTDANAAQDNNLEVEDLDEAAKDEEQSENEDVSEYEDLRNIQASMERLLHEEGELMGCTPEVNAGDFNGNPPEGQELFNSLTTEIDQDNNNMVVDDDDEADEDEEEEDDGDKEEAEEEDCSNGSPAEEDHSNNSQLNEEWHSDGSGEDQCAEAPYHDSIFSRLEELRFNLEQQMGLEKCIQAYNKIKAIHEDEDENIDQGSSLVLSILGTEHQHLYPNILHLVMADGAYQEGNDA